The following proteins come from a genomic window of Malus sylvestris chromosome 4, drMalSylv7.2, whole genome shotgun sequence:
- the LOC126620224 gene encoding short-chain dehydrogenase TIC 32 B, chloroplastic-like: MGIFSLVTGRPGPSGFGSASTAEQVTEGVDATNLTAIVTGGASGIGFEAARVLALRRARVIIAARNLEAANEAKQLILKENNTARVDVLKLDLCSIKSVRAFVDSFSALDLPLNLLINNAGVMFCPHQLSEDGIEMQFATNHLGHFLLTNLLLEKMKHTARTTGVEGRIVNLSSIAHIHSYEGGIRFKEINDRSSYSDKRAYGQSKLANILHANELSRRLQGEGVNITVNSVHPGIIMTPLMRHSTLLMKTLKLFTFWMWKNVHQGAATTLYVALHPKLKGVTGKYYVDCNEMKPSSYARDEKLANKLWDFSNKLIDGASVPKAE, translated from the exons ATGGGCATCTTTTCGTTGGTGACAGGAAGGCCAGGGCCTAGTGGATTTGGATCAGCTTCCACTGCTGAGCAGGTTACTGAAGGAGTTGATGCAACCAACCTGACTGCTATTGTGACTG GAGGGGCAAGTGGGATTGGATTTGAGGCTGCAAGGGTGTTGGCACTTCGCAGAGCCCGTGTCATCATTGCTGCTAGAAACCTTGAGGCTGCAAACGAAGCTAAACAACTTATTCTCAAAGAAAATAATACTGCTCGAGTGGATGTTCTCAAACTTGACCTCTGCTCTATCAAGTCTGTTAGAGCATTCGTCGATAGCTTCAGCGCTCTTGATCTCCCGCTCAACCTCTTAAT AAACAATGCTGGTGTTATGTTCTGCCCACACCAGCTTTCGGAAGATGGAATTGAGATGCAATTTGCAACCAACCATCTTG GTCATTTTCTCTTAACAAACCTTCTCCTTGAGAAAATGAAGCATACAGCTAGAACTACTGGTGTAGAAGGAAGGATTGTGAACTTGTCATCAATTGCTCATATACACTCTTATGAAGGTGGGATTCGATTCAAAGAGATCAATGATCGAAGCAG TTACTCAGACAAAAGGGCATATGGGCAATCCAAATTAGCAAACATACTTCATGCCAATGAGCTCTCTCGTCGATTGCAG GGAGAAGGTGTGAACATAACTGTCAACTCGGTCCACCCAGGAATCATAATGACACCCCTCATGAGGCATTCTACACTTTTGATGA AAACGTTAAAGTTGTTCACCTTTTGGATGTGGAAGAATGTACATCAG GGAGCAGCCACAACATTGTATGTTGCTCTGCATCCAAAACTGAAAGGTGTGACCGGAAAATACTACGTCGACTGCAACGAGATGAAACCCAGCTCATATGCTAGAGATGAAAAGTTGGCCAATAAACTTTGGGACTTCAGCAACAAACTGATTGATGGAGCTTCCGTTCCAAAAGCTGAATGA